A stretch of Miscanthus floridulus cultivar M001 chromosome 13, ASM1932011v1, whole genome shotgun sequence DNA encodes these proteins:
- the LOC136499887 gene encoding endoglucanase 21-like, giving the protein MIASYCAVLTLALLPFAAAGGGGGHGNFNYKRALHSSLLYFEAQRSGHLPYNQRVKWRGHSGLADGLQQGVDLVGGYYDAGDNVKFGLPMAFTVTMLSWSALEFRDEIAAAGEWRHVLEAIKWGTDYFIKAHTQPDVLWAEVGDGDTDHYCWQRPEDMTTSRQAYKVDRDNPGSDIVGETTAAMAVASIVFRRSNPHYSHLLLHHAEQLFEFGDKYRGKYDSSVSEVRRYYASVSGYGDEMLWAALWLHRATMRTEYLDYAVAMADEFGGTSWAINEFSWDVKYAGLQILAAKLLLEGSHRPEHRTTLEEYQSKAEHYLCACLGKNGAAGNVNRTAGGMLYVRQWNNMQYVTNAAFLLTVYSRYLTASGASTLQCPDGPVRAGELQALARAQADYVLGANPAGVSYMVGNGQRFPRRVHHRGASIVSHHADGRFIGCVQGYDHWFRRAGSNPNVVVGAIVGGPDHRDRFSDRRSNYMQTEACTYNTAPMVGVFAHLHSQAK; this is encoded by the exons ATGATCGCTTCTTACTGCGCCGTGCTCACGCTCGCGCTGCTCCCGtttgcggcggccggcggcggcggcggccatggcaatTTCAACTACAAGAGGGCGCTGCACAGCAGCCTCCTCTACTTCGAGGCGCAGCGGTCGGGCCACCTCCCCTACAACCAGCGCGTGAAGTGGCGCGGCCACTCGGGCCTCGCCGACGGGCTGCAGCAGGGCGTGGACCTGGTGGGCGGGTACTACGACGCCGGCGACAACGTCAAATTCGGCCTGCCGATGGCGTTCACGGTCACCATGCTGTCGTGGAGCGCCCTGGAGTTCCGGGACGAGATCGCGGCGGCCGGCGAGTGGCGCCACGTGCTGGAGGCCATCAAGTGGGGCACCGATTACTTCATCAAGGCGCACACCCAGCCGGACGTGCTGTGGGCCGAGGTCGGCGACGGCGACACCGACCACTACTGCTGGCAGCGGCCCGAGGACATGACCACGTCGCGGCAGGCGTACAAGGTCGACCGCGACAACCCCGGCTCTGACATCGTCGGCGagaccaccgccgccatggccgtggccTCCATCGTGTTCCGCCGCTCGAACCCGCACTACtcgcacctcctcctccaccacgccGAGCAGCTGTTCGAGTTCGGGGACAAGTACAGGGGCAAGTACGACAGCAGCGTCAGCGAGGTGCGCCGCTACTACGCGTCGGTGAGCGGGTACGGCGACGAGATGCTGTGGGCGGCGCTCTGGCTGCACCGCGCCACGATGAGGACAGAGTACCTTGACTAcgccgtggccatggccgacGAGTTTGGCGGCACGAGCTGGGCCATAAACGAGTTCAGCTGGGACGTCAAATACGCCGGTCTCCAGATCCTCGCCGCCAAG CTGCTACTAGAAGGGAGCCACCGGCCGGAGCACCGCACGACGCTGGAGGAATACCAGTCCAAGGCGGAGCACTACCTCTGCGCGTGCCTCGGCAAGAACGGCGCCGCCGGCAACGTGAACCGCACGGCCGGCGGCATGCTCTACGTCCGGCAGTGGAACAACATGCAGTACGTCACCAACGCTGCCTTCCTCCTCACCGTCTACTCCCGCTACCTCACCGCCTCCGGAGCTTCCACGCTCCAGTGCCCCGATGGGCCAGTGCGCGCCGGCGAGCTGCAGGCGCTGGCGCGGGCTCAGGCGGACTACGTCCTTGGCGCCAACCCGGCCGGCGTGAGCTACATGGTCGGGAACGGGCAGCGGTTCCCGCGGCGGGTGCACCACCGGGGCGCGTCCATCGTGTCGCACCACGCCGACGGCCGGTTCATCGGCTGCGTGCAGGGGTACGACCACTGGTTCCGCCGCGCGGGGTCCAACCCGAACGTGGTCGTCGGCGCCATCGTGGGCGGTCCGGACCACCGCGATAGGTTCAGCGACCGGCGCAGCAACTACATGCAGACGGAGGCGTGCACATACAACACCGCGCCCATGGTTGGCGTCTTCGCTCATCTGCACAGTCAGGCGAAATGA